A single region of the Epinephelus moara isolate mb chromosome 12, YSFRI_EMoa_1.0, whole genome shotgun sequence genome encodes:
- the LOC126398378 gene encoding prospero homeobox protein 2-like isoform X1, whose translation MNPSIWSKGMYPSSSICLDGCTTEHLSSFQPDPVLSNSDVSGVPVSSHKDGEDIKMLPENAYYSSNDAGSSLFCSGQLELSPSRDGTTGHLPPRRHLSPAPSSCGHPEWNLNSGRQAKRARVENIIKGMTSSSQDVESGGMQENERIQDQEHVERSQTTRNHLESQHQHLRQLRTRFGHVDETADTTDSSKDRKYPTWNHSSETSPREAFTDSHSESESSSSRKYQGWKKMKLMNYFQSKPERLKLMADVLKYELSRAVSRSVDSIFKSMPLLQTSLNDEGSIETDTPLQPSVGKDDTLRLSCCTNTEVQVPNVQTEALSLVVQKPRLERADKFIFQSRSRAQHHPKPSVPFTCDSTHNTARPHALRCLHDGCSEVDQAKFGRRWNSVKVRSKVNSRSIRSPQTVSVDPLLLESLCLPHVKIESDCLKNNLYMLNEGLTTNHLKKAKLMFFYTRYPSSLVLKMCFHDVQFTRCITSQLIKWFSNFREFYYIQMEKFARHALAEGVVDVRGLTVGRESELFRALNMHYNKANDFQWERIEIRRGRKPSTKLSVNWTVTYQLNSKVITLDENQPGDIMCHSGYCHNVDLLMP comes from the exons ATGAATCCAAGCATTTGGAGCAAAGGTATGTATCCTTCCAGCAGCATTTGCCTTGACGGCTGCACCACAGAGCACCTCTCCTCCTTTCAGCCAGACCCCGTGCTGTCAAACTCAGATGTGTCAGGTGTCCCTGTGTCTTCACACAAAGACGGCGAGGACATAAAGATGCTCCCGGAGAATGCCTATTACAGCAGCAATGATGCTGGTTCAAGTCTGTTTTGCTCTGGCCAGCTGGAGCTCAGTCCATCCAGAGACGGCACCACTGGACATTTACCCCCCAGGAGGCACCTGTCTCCTGCTCCGAGTTCTTGTGGTCACCCTGAGTGGAACTTAAACAGTGGCCGTCAAGCAAAACGTGCCAGGGTAGAGAATATCATCAAAGGCATGACCAGCTCAAGTCAGGATGTGGAGTCAGGCGGCATGCAGGAAAATGAAAGGATTCAGGATCAGGAGCATGTGGAAAGAAGCCAGACGACGAGAAATCACCTTGAGAGTCAGCATCAGCACCTCAGACAGCTCAGAACAAGGTTCGGCCATGTGGACGAAACAGCTGACACTACGGACAGCAGCAAGGACAGGAAATACCCCACCTGGAACCATTCTTCTGAAACATCTCCAAGGGAGGCATTCACAGATTCTCACAGTGAGTCTGAGAGCAGCTCGAGTAGAAAATATCAAGGATGGAAGAAGATGAAGCTGATGAACTACTTCCAGTCCAAACCTGAGAGATTAAAGCTGATGGCGGATGTCTTAAAGTACGAACTGTCCAGAGCTGTCAGCAGGAGCGTCGACTCTATTTTCAAAAGCATGCCGCTTCTACAGACATCACTAAACGACGAGGGGAGTATAGAGACAGATACGCCTCTTCAGCCATCTGTAGGTAAAGATGATACATTAAGACTTTCCTGTTGCACCAATACAGAGGTGCAAGTCCCAAATGTTCAGACTGAAGCTCTGTCTCTGGTTGTGCAAAAGCCTCGACTGGAAAGAGCTGACAAGTTCATCTTTCAGTCCAGATCAAGAGCTCAGCATCATCCCAAACCTTCAGTCCCCTTCACTTGTGACTCCACTCACAACACTGCCCGTCCACATGCCCTCAGGTGTTTGCACGATGGATGCTCCGAAGTGGATCAAGCAAAGTTTGGCAGACGTTGGAATTCGGTCAAAGTGAGATCGAAGGTCAACTCCAGGTCCATCAGAAGCCCACAGACTGTGTCGGTGGATCCATTGCTGCTGGAAAGCCTGTGTCTCCCGCATGTCAAGATTGAGTCTGATTGCCTGAAGAATAACCTCTACATGCTGAAT GAGGGTCTGACCACAAATCACCTGAAGAAAGCAAAGCTCATGTTCTTCTACACTCGCTACCCGAGCTCGCTGGTGCTGAAAATGTGTTTCCATGATGTGCAG TTCACGCGCTGCATCACCTCCCAGCTCATCAAGTGGTTCAGTAACTTCAGGGAGTTCTACTACATCCAGATGGAGAAGTTCGCCCGGCACGCTCTCGCAGAAGGAGTGGTCGACGTGAGGGGTCTGACTGTGGGGAGAGAATCAGAACTTTTCAGGGCTCTCAACATGCACTACAACAAAGCCAACGACTTCCAG TGGGAAAGGATCGAGATCCGTCGTGGAAGAAAGCCATCTACAAAGTTATCTGTAAACTGGACAGTGACGTACCAGCTGAATTCAAAAGTCATCACGCTGGATGAGAACCAACCAGGAGACATCATGTGCCACAGTGGTTACTGTCACAATGTGGACTTACTCATGCCTTGA
- the LOC126398378 gene encoding prospero homeobox protein 1-like isoform X2: MNPSIWSKGMYPSSSICLDGCTTEHLSSFQPDPVLSNSDVSGVPVSSHKDGEDIKMLPENAYYSSNDAGSSLFCSGQLELSPSRDGTTGHLPPRRHLSPAPSSCGHPEWNLNSGRQAKRARVENIIKGMTSSSQDVESGGMQENERIQDQEHVERSQTTRNHLESQHQHLRQLRTRFGHVDETADTTDSSKDRKYPTWNHSSETSPREAFTDSHSESESSSSRKYQGWKKMKLMNYFQSKPERLKLMADVLKYELSRAVSRSVDSIFKSMPLLQTSLNDEGSIETDTPLQPSVGKDDTLRLSCCTNTEVQVPNVQTEALSLVVQKPRLERADKFIFQSRSRAQHHPKPSVPFTCDSTHNTARPHALRCLHDGCSEVDQAKFGRRWNSVKVRSKVNSRSIRSPQTVSVDPLLLESLCLPHVKIESDCLKNNLYMLNEGLTTNHLKKAKLMFFYTRYPSSLVLKMCFHDVQFTRCITSQLIKWFSNFREFYYIQMEKFARHALAEGVVDVRGLTVGRESELFRALNMHYNKANDFQVPDRFLEVAEITLREFYISISVGKDRDPSWKKAIYKVICKLDSDVPAEFKSHHAG, encoded by the exons ATGAATCCAAGCATTTGGAGCAAAGGTATGTATCCTTCCAGCAGCATTTGCCTTGACGGCTGCACCACAGAGCACCTCTCCTCCTTTCAGCCAGACCCCGTGCTGTCAAACTCAGATGTGTCAGGTGTCCCTGTGTCTTCACACAAAGACGGCGAGGACATAAAGATGCTCCCGGAGAATGCCTATTACAGCAGCAATGATGCTGGTTCAAGTCTGTTTTGCTCTGGCCAGCTGGAGCTCAGTCCATCCAGAGACGGCACCACTGGACATTTACCCCCCAGGAGGCACCTGTCTCCTGCTCCGAGTTCTTGTGGTCACCCTGAGTGGAACTTAAACAGTGGCCGTCAAGCAAAACGTGCCAGGGTAGAGAATATCATCAAAGGCATGACCAGCTCAAGTCAGGATGTGGAGTCAGGCGGCATGCAGGAAAATGAAAGGATTCAGGATCAGGAGCATGTGGAAAGAAGCCAGACGACGAGAAATCACCTTGAGAGTCAGCATCAGCACCTCAGACAGCTCAGAACAAGGTTCGGCCATGTGGACGAAACAGCTGACACTACGGACAGCAGCAAGGACAGGAAATACCCCACCTGGAACCATTCTTCTGAAACATCTCCAAGGGAGGCATTCACAGATTCTCACAGTGAGTCTGAGAGCAGCTCGAGTAGAAAATATCAAGGATGGAAGAAGATGAAGCTGATGAACTACTTCCAGTCCAAACCTGAGAGATTAAAGCTGATGGCGGATGTCTTAAAGTACGAACTGTCCAGAGCTGTCAGCAGGAGCGTCGACTCTATTTTCAAAAGCATGCCGCTTCTACAGACATCACTAAACGACGAGGGGAGTATAGAGACAGATACGCCTCTTCAGCCATCTGTAGGTAAAGATGATACATTAAGACTTTCCTGTTGCACCAATACAGAGGTGCAAGTCCCAAATGTTCAGACTGAAGCTCTGTCTCTGGTTGTGCAAAAGCCTCGACTGGAAAGAGCTGACAAGTTCATCTTTCAGTCCAGATCAAGAGCTCAGCATCATCCCAAACCTTCAGTCCCCTTCACTTGTGACTCCACTCACAACACTGCCCGTCCACATGCCCTCAGGTGTTTGCACGATGGATGCTCCGAAGTGGATCAAGCAAAGTTTGGCAGACGTTGGAATTCGGTCAAAGTGAGATCGAAGGTCAACTCCAGGTCCATCAGAAGCCCACAGACTGTGTCGGTGGATCCATTGCTGCTGGAAAGCCTGTGTCTCCCGCATGTCAAGATTGAGTCTGATTGCCTGAAGAATAACCTCTACATGCTGAAT GAGGGTCTGACCACAAATCACCTGAAGAAAGCAAAGCTCATGTTCTTCTACACTCGCTACCCGAGCTCGCTGGTGCTGAAAATGTGTTTCCATGATGTGCAG TTCACGCGCTGCATCACCTCCCAGCTCATCAAGTGGTTCAGTAACTTCAGGGAGTTCTACTACATCCAGATGGAGAAGTTCGCCCGGCACGCTCTCGCAGAAGGAGTGGTCGACGTGAGGGGTCTGACTGTGGGGAGAGAATCAGAACTTTTCAGGGCTCTCAACATGCACTACAACAAAGCCAACGACTTCCAG GTTCCTGACAGATTCCTGGAAGTTGCTGAGATTACACTGAGAGAGTTTTACATTTCAATTTCAGTGGGAAAGGATCGAGATCCGTCGTGGAAGAAAGCCATCTACAAAGTTATCTGTAAACTGGACAGTGACGTACCAGCTGAATTCAAAAGTCATCACGCTGGATGA